A region from the Fusarium musae strain F31 chromosome 1, whole genome shotgun sequence genome encodes:
- the VE1 gene encoding velvet protein (EggNog:ENOG41) has translation MATPSSIPAEPKRDVVNRIHRVTRGNRSLWYQMTVLQQPERARACGSGSKANSDRRPVDPPPVVELRIIEGPSVEEGKDITFDYNANFFLYASLEHARPLARGRVNTPVAGNPPILTGVPASGMAYLDRPTEAGYFIFPDLSVRHEGLYILTFSLFETTKEERDFDLEPADGDLPPGVDYRMEIKTDPFSVYSAKKFPGLMESTQLSKTVADQGCRVRIRRDVRMRKRESKPGAGNSNSGGNGFERREEDFGRRRTITPASEDPHSIRNRSHSNSSEQRTPYTDASRRPSMVDAYPPPPPPPPSYEPAPSASRHLDFGDSSAAQYPTPRQYAHQPGLQITPGPPSASYAPTSQSPYSKTDAPYGYVNRNIPPSCPSPAPSLKHELYDRRQSTSTYVPPSPSVYSTEGHHRRDSRPSYPPTPVAAPRPRPMHSQTSLPALKIDQLVSPVSPLPPIEPQTGPAPELPPINVGGKRKHESVFAQSTRPLHNGQRQVDPHYGRSHRGYSPDHDQGWYSRADGQISSVQFNRYYDE, from the exons ATGGCTACACCATCCTCGATTCCTGCCGAGCCAAAGCGCGATGTTGTCAACAGGATTCACAGAGTTACAAGAGGGAACCGCAGCCTCTGGTATCAGATGACTGTTCTGCAGCAACCTGAGCGTGCCCGAGCCTGCGGTTCTGGTTCAAAAG CCAACAGTGATCGCCGACCTGTTGATCCTCCTCCGGTTGTCGAGCTTCGGATTATCGAGGGACCAAGTGTGGAAGAGGGCAAGGATATCACTTTTGACTATAACGCCAATTTCTTTCTCTATGCCAGTCTCGAGCATGCCCGTCCACTTGCGCGCGGTCGAGTTAATACTCCAGTTGCTGGTAACCCACCCATTCTGACTGGTGTTCCTGCTTCTGGCATGGCTTATCTCGACCGTCCCACCGAAGCTGGTTATTTCATCTTTCCCGATCTTTCTGTTCGCCACGAGGGCCTTTACATACTGACCTTCAGTTTGTTTGAGACCACCAAGGAGGAAAGAGACTTTGATCTGGAACCTGCCGATGGCGATCTTCCACCCGGAGTCGACTACAGAATGGAAATCAAGACCGACCCTTTCAGTGTCTATAGCGCTAAGAAGTTTCCTGGGTTGATGGAGAGTACTCAACTCAGCAAGACTGTTGCTGACCAGGGCTGCCGAGTTCGAATTCGACGAGATGTTCgaatgaggaagagggaaaGCAAGCCTGGTGCtggcaacagcaacagtggTGGAAACGGGTTCGAACGTCGGGAAGAGGACTTTGGTCGCAGAAGAACTATCACTCCAGCATCAGAAGACCCTCATAGTATCCGAAACCGATCTCACAGCAACTCAAGCGAACAGCGAACTCCTTATACCGACGCTTCTCGCCGACCGTCGATGGTTGATGCTTATccgccaccgccgccgccacctCCCTCTTATGAGCCTGCTCCATCTGCATCGCGCCATCTCGACTTCGGAGattcttctgctgctcagTACCCAACACCACGACAATATGCTCACCAACCTGGCCTGCAAATAACGCCCGGTCCGCCCAGTGCTTCTTATGCTCCTACTTCTCAGTCTCCATACTCCAAGACGGATGCGCCTTACGGCTACGTGAACCGCAACATTCCTCCTTCGTGCCCTTCACCAGCTCCATCTTTGAAGCACGAATTGTATGACCGCAGACAATCTACCAGCACCTACGTTCCCCCTTCACCTTCCGTCTACTCCACCGAAGGTCACCATCGCCGAGACTCGCGACCGTCATACCCACCCACGCCTGTTGCTGCACCTCGCCCTCGACCTATGCACAGCCAGACTTCCCTCCCGGCTCTCAAGATAGACCAGCTCGTCTCTCCTGTTTCGCCCCTACCTCCTATTGAGCCACAGACTGGCCCCGCTCCTGAACTACCTCCTATCAATGTTGGTGGTAAGCGCAAGCACGAGAGCGTCTTTGCCCAGAGCACCCGCCCACTTCACAATGGTCAGCGACAAGTGGATCCTCACTACGGTCGATCTCACCGTGGTTATAGCCCCGATCATGACCAAGGCTGGTACTCTCGAGCCGATGGCCAAATCAGTTCCGTCCAGTTCAACCGGTATTATGACGAGTAG
- a CDS encoding hypothetical protein (EggNog:ENOG41~MEROPS:MER0093133) — protein MRLFSRVATAVVLLQQVYGLSQRQVTHLETSPKSRLAKRDDDTTGVIGGTFDQLIDHDEPSRGTFKQRYWYSLNYANGTNPPVVFISPIDAEAEQVKFWLHDDYVIGGMIARRIGAVMLLLEDRYFGQSSPYQQLTTENMKYYTEDQMMRDKVYFAENVKLPFAKNDSARPAKVPWVHTGCSGQGNRVLFTQKLSPGTFWASWASSASPQAISDYWRYFDAAKAYLPKNCTADVEKVIEHLDNVMFNGSAEEIQQIKEDFGAPDLKHNDDFMNLLNYGPQSYQGASLRIYDTWEFCDYVENAVGVTDKSKLPGSGGVGLEKALEGYARWTKEVYIPGKCEDQGPWKGVNNTGCFNFGDADNLVYANKTLASPGIADTLQFQWLICNEPEEFWQTGSPEGTPTLVSRLVDREYFRKTCARYFPPGPNGETYGLAEGKTTESWNAHYGGWSDPSAYVKRTVLVDGLYDPWRAAGFSSSQRPGGVLGNSTYIKHFLNPLGNHCTDVYRNAGTIWPEVKAIQEAGINQIVKWVAEFPKNK, from the exons ATGCGTCTTTTCAGCAGAGTCGCAACCGCTGTCGTCTTGCTTCAGCAAGTCTACGGACTCAGCCAGCGACAAGTAACGCACCTCGAAACTTCACCGAAATCTCGTCTAGCCAAACGGGATGACGACACGACGGGCGTTATTGGGGGTACATTCGACCAGCTGATCGATCACGATGAACCTTCTCGAGGCACATTCAAGCAACGGTACTGGTACAGCCTTAATTACGCGAATGGCACCAACCCTCCTGTCGTGTTCATATCTCCCATCGACGCTGAGGCTGAACAAGTGAAGTTCTGGTTGCACGATGACTATGTCATTGGCGGCATGATTGCACGACGCATTGGAGctgtgatgctgctgcttgaGGATCGGTATTTCGGTCAATCGTCGCCATATCAGCAACTCACAACTGAGAATATGAAGTACTACACCGAGGATCAGATGATGCGCGATAAGGTATACTTTGCTGAAAATGTCAAACTACCATTTGCGAAAAATGATAGTGCCAGGCCGGCCAAGGTGCCCTGGGTTCACACAGGATGCTCAGGACAGGGAAATCGAGTCTTGTTCACGCAGAAACTGTCTCCAGGTACATTCTGGGCGAGCTGGGCGTCAAGCGCATCACCGCAAGCGATCTCTGACTACTGGAGGTACTTTGACGCTGCCAAAGCATATCTGCCCAAGAACTGTACAGCAGATGTCGAGAAGGTCATTGAACATCTGGACAATGTCATGTTTAACG GCTCGGCAGAGGAAATCCAGCAAATTAAGGAAGACTTCGGGGCTCCTGATCTCAAACACAACGATGATTTTATGAACCTCCTCAACTATGGACCACAGTCTTATCAGGGCGCTTCTTTACGCATATACGATACGTGGGAGTTCTGCGATTACGTCGAGAATGCCGTTGGTGTTACAGACAAGTCTAAGCTCCCAGGCTCAGGAGGCGTTGGTCTGGAAAAGGCACTGGAAGGATATGCCCGCTGGACTAAAGAGGTCTACATCCCTGGGAAATGTGAGGACCAAGGTCCCTGGAAGGGGGTCAACAACACGGGCTGCTTCAACTTTGGTGACGCTGACAATTTGGTCTACGCCAATAAGACACTGGCCAGTCCGGGCATTGCAGATACGCTGCAATTTCAATGGCTCATCTGTAACGAGCCTGAAGAGTTCTGGCAGACGGGTTCACCAGAGGGCACACCGACACTGGTCTCACGCTTGGTGGACAGGGAGTACTTCAGGAAGACATGTGCGCGTTATTTCCCTCCTGGTCCTAATGGAGAGACCTACGGCCTGGCCGAAGGAAAGACCACAGAATCATGGAACGCTCACTACGGAGGCTGGAGCGACCCTTCTGCGTACGTGAAGAGGACTGTCTTGGTTGATGGTCTGTATGATCCTTGGCGGGCGGCGggattttcttcttcacaaAGACCTGGAGGTGTGCTGGGCAACAGCACCTACATCAAACACTTTTTGAATCCCTTGGGCAATCACTGTACAGATGTGTATCGTAATGCCGGTACTATTTGGCCAgaggtcaaggccatccAGGAGGCTGGCATTAATCAGATTGTGAAGTGGGTTGCAGAGTTTCCCAAGAATAAGTGA
- a CDS encoding hypothetical protein (EggNog:ENOG41) has protein sequence MTPAPTGPGSPLIAGAAMSGGDFNDFSDEELGASNLFDFSNSPDTLQSFESLGGNDAKTFLTPQELTGAPLPDSPNGSYQDSSSETASSKRTATPTSKPTMHPAEAMLEEDEMKVEWGSSFFNDDDHFVFGQNHDDASMEMYPFGEPGESILEHPYDMDTASSSPEGLNTEQPALTSQMPTVSTKATIKDATPKRKKTQGHQKASSQYSVSSAMNGLKTSASREVSPMSNMVLSHGSSPAPLFNSPSPNTQVDFSRVVNGGVGAQHVWPNKIDVATQPVPDGLPMHFSGQMNQPMPMPQQMPMPTQFNFNGRCQLKIMPTPLKSRVETQIPIKMTLWPLPPGVTKLHLPPHTISKPKLLSKPTPEKSPDMLELHVSLVCTSAMDEPGVKEAALKRAASHPQGYLPPQPDNNGSQPKGGDVRICQGCITRERKRAARKKVKKPEEEKIWLQDEERRVIVFNTQEVKDWQPPSGVMESTVPEGTMQVDAAMRIACYCRHHGEKMGFNVIFTIKDFQDRVVAQAMSNPIMITDDHKTHPIAQVAAQQPAIPEPPMPSVPQASIENNVLLPPTANGPFRMSPSNGDLSNMHRSSQASYQSKASSTGNLGRTLSRPASPTLGGPMAKKRKSSASRVPNGLTMTRLDTSPSPGADVNQLSNATSPFTPNLAAFSQADPMFGQQAMAFTTGPPTPSNDIPGFYANHRSASMDNMAMAQLYSAPASGHPSRAPSPNGLRNSIVGNPQNQFAQALASTFSVPTGMTPLRAPPVIHKIIPNEGPTVGGIEVTVLGAAFFQGLEIWFGNHKATTTTFWGESSVVCLLPPAPGPGPVPVTFKNQNPQAAQAFLNTAKQPPTFNYLDDGEDKLIRAALSVLGHKMSGQMIDAMDVARRILDNGNGSHWSGGSDGAQGGSSSGGAMFSHAPYAHLESQLLKCLDLIDLDDSMHRTRLDLKRPTGHTMLHLSCSLGYHRLVAALLARGANPDARDRGGFTPLHIASIHNHPEIVRRLMLNGADPTIRSVSGLSASDIAQSRAVIHAIRRSQRHARSRSSGGSGSLHSRASSATSLRSLWEPMTKIHSHEEPISLDSSEESPEYTSGDFEDEDPDEDSYLSMRRPSGFRQDRERPNLRRQQTSEMEEELAPPATTMAALKEQFQQQVHQFQQFQQSIAMQFQNFPHFPQMPQMPALPNMPGYQAPFMRRVQQLMPGMAGPRADGEQPQRWWDSSPKATAPAPPAYEEIFPQESLDQKHESAARAAVEAEADQKCAALFDQTTSTETESADITEVTEVAEIKTEEPGVLKIGRKNAITKEQQEQFRRAHEVKMKRISSDHNLFFIWIPLLLVMICGMLYSYFPWLFTFAWAFVRSLYQNGLTKTQQLLQQNLPERVLEGIEV, from the exons ATGACGCCCGCTCCCACCGGCCCAGGTAGCCCTCTGATCGCAGGAGCTGCTATGTCGGGCGGCGATTTCAACGATTTTTCCGATGAAGAGCTTGGCGCTTCAAACCTCTTCGACTTTTCTAATAGCCCAGATACCCTCCAGTCATTCGAGTCGCTAGGAGGAAACGACGCGAAAACGTTTCTCACACCCCAAGAACTAACAGGGGCACCTCTTCCTGATTCCCCGAACGGTTCCTACCAAGACTCATCATCTGAAACGGCCTCCTCTAAACGCACTGCAACCCCAACCTCCAAGCCCACCATGCACCCCGCTGAAGCGATGTTGGAGGAAGACGAAATGAAGGTGGAATGGGGAAGCAGCTTTTTCAACGACGATGACCACTTTGTTTTTGGTCAAAACCACGACGATGCTTCAATGGAAATGTACCCTTTTGGCGAACCTGGAGAATCCATCCTCGAGCACCCCTACGATATGGACACCGCTTCTAGTAGCCCGGAAGGTTTAAATACAGAACAACCAGCTCTCACATCTCAGATGCCCACAGTCAGCACGAAAGCCACTATCAAAGATGCAACacccaagaggaagaaaacaCAGGGTCACCAGAAAGCCTCTTCA CAATACTCGGTGTCTTCAGCAATGAATGGATTGAAAACATCAGCATCCCGAGAAGTTTCGCCAATGTCCAATATGGTGCTCAGCCATGGCAGTTCTCCAGCGCCTCTCTTCAATTCTCCCTCGCCCAATACTCAGGTAGATTTCTCCAGAGTTGTGAATGGAGGAGTGGGAGCACAGCATGTGTGGCCAAACAAAATCGACGTGGCAACGCAACCTGTACCCGACGGCTTGCCTATGCATTTTAGCGGTCAGATGAACCAGCCTATGCCTATGCCGCAGCAGATGCCAATGCCCACACAATTCAACTTCAATGGACGATGCCAATTAAAAATCATGCCTACGCCTCTCAAGTCGAGGGTCGAGACCCAAATCCCTATCAAGATGACCCTGTGGCCATTGCCGCCTGGGGTCACTAAATTGCATCTGCCACCCCACACCATCTCAAAGCCTAAGCTGTTGTCGAAGCCAACGCCTGAGAAGTCTCCGGATATGCTCGAGCTGCATGTCTCGTTAGTTTGCACGAGTGCCATGGATGAGCCTGGCGTCAAAGAAGCCGCGCTCAAACGGGCGGCATCACACCCTCAAGGCTATCTTCCGCCTCAGCCAGACAACAACGGTTCTCAACCAAAAGGTGGCGATGTACGTATTTGCCAAGGCTGCATAACGAGAGAGCGAAAGCGCGCGGCTCGGAaaaaagtcaagaagccagaggaagagaagatctGGCTGCAAGACGAAGAACGCCGTGTCATTGTCTTCAACACACAAGAAGTCAAGGACTGGCAACCTCCTAGTGGCGTCATGGAGTCAACTGTTCCCGAGGGTACCATGCAGGTCGATGCTGCGATGCGTATTGCTTGCTATTGTCGGCACCATGGAGAAAAGATGGGATTCAATGTTATCTTCACCATTAAAGATTTCCAAGACAGAGTCGTCGCTCAGGCCATGTCTAATCCAATTATGATCACTGACGACCACAAGACTCACCCGATTGCTCAGGTCGCGGCACAACAGCCAGCTATTCCGGAGCCTCCCATGCCATCCGTACCCCAAGCAAGTATTGAGAACAACGTTCTTCTACCACCTACTGCCAATGGACCCTTCCGCATGTCGCCATCCAACGGCGATTTATCGAATATGCATCGAAGCAGTCAGGCCTCATACCAATCTAAAGCCTCGTCTACTGGTAATCTCGGCAGGACACTCTCACGCCCGGCTTCGCCAACCCTTGGTGGCCCGAtggcaaagaagagaaagtcaAGCGCTTCGCGAGTTCCCAATGGACTTACCATGACCCGCTTGGATACGTCACCTTCTCCGGGCGCGGATGTCAATCAGCTATCTAATGCTACATCTCCTTTTACACCTAACCTCGCTGCCTTTTCTCAAGCCGACCCGATGTTTGGACAGCAAGCAATGGCCTTCACCACAGGTCCTCCTACACCCAGCAACGATATACCAGGATTCTACGCCAACCACCGCTCCGCGAGTATGGATAACATGGCCATGGCGCAGCTTTACTCAGCACCTGCTTCAGGGCACCCGAGCCGTGCACCCAGCCCCAATGGCCTTCGAAACAGTATCGTTGGCAATCCCCAGAACCAATTTGCCCAGGCACTTGCCAGCACCTTCAGCGTGCCTACAGGCATGACTCCACTGCGAGCACCTCCAGTCATTCACAAGATCATCCCCAATGAGGGTCCTACAGTGGGAGGTATCGAAGTGACAGTTTTGGGTGCTGCCTTTTTCCAGGGGCTCGAAATCTGGTTCGGCAACCACAAAGCCACGACTACTACGTTCTGGGGCGAATCGTCAGTTGTCTGTCTACTGCCACCTGCTCCCGGCCCTGGACCTGTACCTGTCACCTTCAAGAATCAGAACCCTCAGGCCGCCCAAGCTTTCTTGAACACAGCAAAACAGCCGCCTACTTTCAATTACTTGGACGATGGCGAGGACAAGCTGATTCGAGCTGCTCTGTCTGTACTGGGGCATAAGATGTCAGGTCAAATGATTGATGCCATGGACGTCGCGAGAAGAATTCTGGATAACGGAAATGGAAGCCACTGGTCTGGCGGTTCTGATGGCGCCCAGGGTGGTTCCTCATCAGGTGGAGCCATGTTCAGCCATGCCCCTTATGCTCATCTCGAATCTCAGCTCCTGAAGTGCCTGGATCTCATTGACCTCGATGACAGCATGCACAGAACCCGCCTGGATCTCAAGAGACCCACCGGTCATACTATGCTTCACCTCTCCTGTTCGCTAGGTTATCATCGCTTAGTTGCAGCCTTGCTGGCCAGAGGTGCAAACCCTGATGCTAGAGATAGGGGTGGCTTCACACCTCTTCACATCGCATCGATCCACAACCACCCTGAGATCGTTAGAAGGCTCATGCTTAACGGTGCTGACCCCACCATCAGGAGCGTATCTGGACTTTCCGCCTCCGATATTGCTCAGTCGCGTGCTGTAATCCATGCTATCCGCCGTTCTCAGCGACATGCCCGATCCCGCAGTAGCGGTGGCTCTGGTTCTCTTCACAGCCGAGCCAGCAGTGCCACTTCGCTCCGATCGCTCTGGGAGCCTATGACTAAGATTCACAGTCACGAAGAGCCAATCTCACTTGATTCTAGTGAGGAGAGTCCAGAGTACACATCGGGAGAtttcgaggatgaggatccCGATGAGGATTCCTACCTGAGCATGAGAAGACCCAGTGGCTTCAGGCAAGATCGTGAGCGACCCAATCTTCGCCGCCAGCAGACTagtgagatggaggaggaacTCGCACCACCTGCTACAACAATGGCTGCTCTCAAGGAACAGTTCCAGCAACAGGTCCACCAATTCCAGCAGTTCCAACAGTCGATTGCCATGCAGTTCCAGAATTTCCCACATTTCCCTCAGATGCCTCAAATGCCTGCATTGCCTAACATGCCTGGCTACCAAGCACCCTTCATGCGACGAGTCCAGCAGTTGATGCCAGGTATGGCAGGTCCCCGTGCTGATGGCGAGCAGCCTCAGCGCTGGTGGGATTCGTCTCCCAAGGCAACCGCTCCAGCACCTCCGGCTTACGAGGAGATCTTCCCCCAGGAAAGTCTCGACCAAAAGCATGAGTCAGCTGCCCGAGCTGCTGtggaagctgaggctgatcAAAAATGCGCGGCCCTGTTCGACCAGACCACATCTACTGAAACCGAGTCGGCTGATATTACTGAAGTCACTGAAGTGGCTGAAATCAAAACTGAAGAGCCAGGAGTCCTCAAGATTGGCCGAAAGAACGCCATTACCAAGGAGCAGCAGGAGCAATTCCGCAGAGCACATGaggtcaagatgaagaggattaGCAGTGACCACAATCTGTTCTTCATCTGG ATCCCTCTCCTCCTTGTAATGATTTGCGGCATGCTATACAGCTACTTCCCTTGGCTCTTTACCTTTGCCTGGGCTTTTGTTCGCTCGCTATATCAGAACGGGCTCACCAAGACACAGCAACTACTTCAACAAAACCTACCAGAGCGGGTTCTTGAAGGTATTGAAGTTTGA